CAAAAACGATATTTTTTTCTGTTTCTGTATCGAAAATGTGCATTTTTGTACAATCCAAAGCTACCTGTAATTTTTCCCCTTGCTTTGGAACATATCTTGCCGGTACTTTTGAAATAAAATTATTTCCTTCCGTATTTAAATATAAATAAAGCTCGGAACCCATAAGCTCAACTAAATCTAAATCTGCTTCAAAAACGCCTACGGATTTTTGCTCCATATATACAGGCTCTATATGTAAATCTTCCGGCCTTATGCCTAAGATTACTTCTTTGCCGAGGAAAGGGGCTATTTTTTCTTTTTCTATTCTGCTTTCAAGAACAGGGAATTTTGCATTGCAGGAGGATACAAAATAATCGTCCTTTTCTTTTTCAACTTTTGCTTTTAAAAAGTTCATTGGAGGTGTACCGATAAAACCTGCAACAAATAAATTGCAAGGCTTATTATATAAGTTTTGGGGGGTATTCACCTGTTGAATAAAGCCGTCCTTCATTACAACAATTCTATCGCCCATGGTCATAGCTTCTATTTGGTCGTGGGTAACATAAATAAAGGTCGTCTCAAGCTTTTTATGAAGCTTTGATATTTCCGAACGCATGGTGGTACGAAGCTTTGCATCTAAGTTTGAAAGGGGCTCATCAAGTAAAAATACCGCCGGATTTCGAACCATGGCACGGCCCAAGGCAACTCTCTGTCTTTGACCGCCGGATAATGCTTTTGGCTTTCTGTTTAAATATTCTTCAAGGTGAAGGATTTTCGCCGCTTCCTTTATTTTTTCATCAATTTGAGCCTTTGGAACCTTTTTAAGCTTCAAGCCGAAGGCCATATTTTCATATACACTCATATGGGGATAAAGGGCATAGTTTTGAAAAACCATTGCAATATCCCTATCTTTTGGCGCAACATCATTTACTAATTTGTCACCGATATAGAGTTCACCTTCTGTAATTTCTTCAAGCCCTGCAATCATTCTTAAAGTAGTTGATTTACCGCAGCCAGAGGGACCTACAAACACAATAAACTCTTTATCATGAATTTCCAAATTAAAATCATGTACAGCAGTAACGTCGCCGGGATAGACTTTAAATATATTTTTTAAAGATATAGCTGCCATTTTTACCTCCACAGTTTATGTTATAGTAAATTTCTCATAAAGAAGTAACAAAAGCCTATTCCTCTAAAGACTCAAAAGCACGGGTTTTCCTTAGAAACAGTATGTTTTTGAGCTTGTGTGAATATATGGTTTTGTTACTATTGAACTTTAAATTTTCGATAGTTCCATTATAAAGGTGAAAATAAAGATTTTCACCTTTATAATGGAGGCTCATAAGAGCCGCCATTGGTAAAGTTATTTAAAGATTATTATATTTCTTTTACGGCAAAATTTCCATATAATCCTCTTGCGATAGATAAAGAACCAAAACCGTACATACCGTATTCATAAGCAGTGTCTTCAACTGTTATAATTTCTTTATCATCAATCATACAGGTAAAGGTATTGCCCTTTGCAATGATTTTTACAGTGTATTCTTTATCGGCTTCCCAATTAAAACCGGCGGTTTTTAATGGCGTATAGCCGAAGCTGTTTTTGTAGAAAGTTACAGTGTTGTTTTCGCTGAAGCCAAAGCCGTAGCCTCTCATGGCCCCTTGGGCTCTTACTAAAACAAGGTGGCTGCCGCCGTTTAAAGGCGTTAGATTTGCTGTAAATTCGTAATCCTTGCTGTAATAGTTACCGGCATAAGCAAAAGAAGGCTCGCAGCTCATAAGCTCTATTTTATCTTGAACTTTACTCCATGCACCGTGGTCTACTGCAAAAGGTGTTATGGAACCGAGTTCTTTTCTTTGCTTTGTTACGTCGATGGTATATTGAGATTTTCCTGTGATAGAAAAATCATCTAAATAAATCATACCGAGAGTTTTTGATTTTCCAGGGGAATAGCCTTCTATTACAATACCAACTTCGTCTACCACATCGCCATTGGTGTCCGGTATGGTAAATTCAACATCAATCCAGCTATCTTGAACTAATTTCACATAGCCTTGCAAATGGTCTTTTTTATCGTTTGCTGTACGTACATAAGGTGCGATACCTACGGTTTCCCAGCCGTTCCACTGGTCTAATTTAAGCTTTAATTTTACCGTTTGGCCGGAGTAGACTGTAGGTGAAAATACAGGGCTGTAACGTTCGTCTGAAAACTCATCTCTTCTATAGAAGGGTTTATAATAAACCTTGCATTGATCCCCGCGAACCATTCTGTCTACCAATATTTCTATACAGCCGCTGTTATCTATGCCTTTACCGTCGGCGTGCTGTAATCTGCAGAAAAACGGATCGGAAATCCTAAAATTATGGGTAGAAGTAGGTAAGTTAAAATCAAATTGGATTTCACCGAAGTTTACATATAAATCTTCCGGTGCTTTTTCTCCTGCAAGCTTATAACCAAGGAGTGCAAGCTCTTTCGCATAGGTAGGAATGTCAAGAATATTTAAATAACCGGAAATACCGGATAATACAACGCTGTCATTCATTGGCTTTAAGTAATGCTCCGGTAAACCGTCTATGCCTGTGGCAACACCTAAAATTGTACCTACATTACCGGCATTGCAGTCTGTATCCCAGCCTGCCATGGTTGCGATTTCAATAGTTCTTGAGAAATCGCCTTTACCATAAACCATACTCATAATGCATACGCCGGCATTGGGGATAATATGGCAAACACCGCCGTATTTATCATAGCCCCATTCTTCGTGAAGCATTTCTAAGCATGCTCTCCAGTCATCAGGGTTTTTCTTATAAAAATCAATGACCGCCGTAGAAACCTTATGATATAAAGAATCAGAAGGGATATGTGAAAGCCCTGTGTCAATAATATCATAAATATCAGCCGTATCAAAGGCACGAGAAATACAGGCGCACATGAATTTTGCCCCTAAAATACCTTCACCGTCATGGGATACGCTTGCTGCAATACCGCCGTATTCCGCTGCCAGGGCAGGGTTTGAAGGAAGAACAAGGCCCCATGTATCGATAAAAATTTGACCGCCGATTTGCTCTGCCAAGATAATGCCGTTTTGCTTAATGGAACCGGATTGGGGAGCGGGAATACCCATTTTCAAGTTTAAATAAGCAGTATGCTCTGTGCTTGTACCGTAACCGCCCCACCAGAACATGCCTACGCCTTCTCGTGCATAGTTAAGCCATGCATTGGCAACGTCTTGAGGCTCTAATTTTCTATCTTTAGCATCATCGTAAAGAGCTCTTAAAAAGTAGAACGGGCCGTTTACATCATCGTCTGCTGCAAAGTTTTTAAAATCCTTTACATAATCTGTTATTTCTCCGTAGGTATTACGGATACGCTCATAAGTCCATATAGTAGGTTCAACGGGAGCGCCCAATCGAATACCGATGTTCATACCTAAAAAGCCGGCATAAACTTTTTCTAAATAGCTTTTAACCAATTTGATCTTCTCCTTTATGTTAGGGTAATGTGGGTTTAAGACTAAAAGTCAAATTTTAAAACATAAAAAATATCCTTACTATAATAAACATCTTTTAATGGTTAATAATGAAGGAACACAATGAAGTAATTCCATTTTAAAAACTTATCGGCCAAACCGGTTTTTTAAATATACGAAACCGGTTGCGTTATAAAACGATTATACTTTATTTCTTATAGATGTTGCAATACATTAAATAAACAAAAGAGAAGGTCTATTTTTAGTTATATTTTTCTAAAATAAAGATGAATTCAAGAGAAATGCATAGGAATTAACTTATTTTATACTGAAATTCAATAGTATATACAGGAAATTCCTATCTGCTAAGAAATATTAAGAAACAAAAGAGAAATATATTTTAAATTCTACAAAATAACAGAAAAAGTTTTACGAAACCATGTTGCGTAAATGCCATAATAAATATATAATAGATTTACTAACGTATTTAAAAAATGATTTTACTTATACTGGGATAATTTTTAAACTTGAGTAAAATACCGTATTTCCTTACTTATTTAAAATAAAACAGTATATGCCAAAAGCAAATCTCTGTAGGTTTATATATTTAAAACTTATGTTTTCTCATGGTTTTAGAATTATGATTGATTTAAAAAGGTTTTCAAATAGATAGAATGAATTCAAATGAAAAGGAGGCCTTGTATTGTCGAACTATACTATTTCGGATATTGCAAAAATATGCGGTGTCTCTAAATCTACAGTTTCGAGGGTTATTAATGATAAACCCGACGGGGTAAGCGAAAAAACGAAAAAAAAGATATTAAAAGTGATTGAAGAGCTTAATTATAGACCAAGTTCTCTTGCCAGAAGTGTTGCAACAAGTCATTCGGGGCTTATTGGGCTTATTATACCTGATACTTCAAGTTTGTTTTACCCGGAAATTATACACGGTGTTTCAACTTATCTTTCAAGCCATGGTTATTCAATGATTTTAGGGGATTCTCAATATAATCCGGATATTGAAAAGGAGCTTCTGCTTACCATGGTTGATAAAAGGGTGGATGGGGTTATCCTTTGTTCCGGTGTAAGCAATGAGGAGTTTTTAAAGGAATACCGCTCTTATAATATCCCCCTTGCATCTATCGGAAGAATGTATGATAACTATTTATGTGATTTAAGTATAAGCGGCGATAATGTAAAAGGCGCAAGGCTTGCCACGCAAAAACTTATAGAAACAGGAAATAAAAGAATAGCTTTATTAAGCGGTCATGCAGATGTTGCGGGAACGAAACAAAGAATAGAAGGCTATAAGATTGCCTTAAATGAAGCAGGTATAGAATTTGATGAAAATTTAATTATAAACGGAGAATACACCATAGAATCCGGAACAAAAATGGCTGAAAAGCTGATTGAATCGGAAACTAAATTTACTGCTGTAATCGGCGGAAGCGATTTAATTGCTATTGGTGCAATCAGGGCCATAAAAAAAGCAGGCTTTAAAATACCAAAGGATATTGAAGTAATGGGTTTTGATAACATTTACTTATCGGAAGTTTTTGAACCAAGCCTTTCAACTGTATCAAAGCCGCATCATTATATGGCCATTGAAATATCAAGAAAGTTAATTTCATTAATAAACGGTAAAAATGATATTATTTCTCATTTTGTTGTAGAACCGCAAATTGTAATCAGAGAAACTACGAAAAATCTCCAATGAAATGAAATTTTTTGCTGCCAGGGCGTATTTGAAAACAGATTATGAGATTATATTTTTCAACACGCCCTAAAATAATTTATAAAAGATTTGTATACTACCTATATTATTGCTATTTGATAGGGACCGGTTTTCTGATTTTAT
This is a stretch of genomic DNA from Anaeropeptidivorans aminofermentans. It encodes these proteins:
- a CDS encoding ABC transporter ATP-binding protein; protein product: MAAISLKNIFKVYPGDVTAVHDFNLEIHDKEFIVFVGPSGCGKSTTLRMIAGLEEITEGELYIGDKLVNDVAPKDRDIAMVFQNYALYPHMSVYENMAFGLKLKKVPKAQIDEKIKEAAKILHLEEYLNRKPKALSGGQRQRVALGRAMVRNPAVFLLDEPLSNLDAKLRTTMRSEISKLHKKLETTFIYVTHDQIEAMTMGDRIVVMKDGFIQQVNTPQNLYNKPCNLFVAGFIGTPPMNFLKAKVEKEKDDYFVSSCNAKFPVLESRIEKEKIAPFLGKEVILGIRPEDLHIEPVYMEQKSVGVFEADLDLVELMGSELYLYLNTEGNNFISKVPARYVPKQGEKLQVALDCTKMHIFDTETEKNIVFDE
- a CDS encoding ADP-ribosylglycohydrolase family protein; translated protein: MVKSYLEKVYAGFLGMNIGIRLGAPVEPTIWTYERIRNTYGEITDYVKDFKNFAADDDVNGPFYFLRALYDDAKDRKLEPQDVANAWLNYAREGVGMFWWGGYGTSTEHTAYLNLKMGIPAPQSGSIKQNGIILAEQIGGQIFIDTWGLVLPSNPALAAEYGGIAASVSHDGEGILGAKFMCACISRAFDTADIYDIIDTGLSHIPSDSLYHKVSTAVIDFYKKNPDDWRACLEMLHEEWGYDKYGGVCHIIPNAGVCIMSMVYGKGDFSRTIEIATMAGWDTDCNAGNVGTILGVATGIDGLPEHYLKPMNDSVVLSGISGYLNILDIPTYAKELALLGYKLAGEKAPEDLYVNFGEIQFDFNLPTSTHNFRISDPFFCRLQHADGKGIDNSGCIEILVDRMVRGDQCKVYYKPFYRRDEFSDERYSPVFSPTVYSGQTVKLKLKLDQWNGWETVGIAPYVRTANDKKDHLQGYVKLVQDSWIDVEFTIPDTNGDVVDEVGIVIEGYSPGKSKTLGMIYLDDFSITGKSQYTIDVTKQRKELGSITPFAVDHGAWSKVQDKIELMSCEPSFAYAGNYYSKDYEFTANLTPLNGGSHLVLVRAQGAMRGYGFGFSENNTVTFYKNSFGYTPLKTAGFNWEADKEYTVKIIAKGNTFTCMIDDKEIITVEDTAYEYGMYGFGSLSIARGLYGNFAVKEI
- a CDS encoding LacI family DNA-binding transcriptional regulator, producing the protein MSNYTISDIAKICGVSKSTVSRVINDKPDGVSEKTKKKILKVIEELNYRPSSLARSVATSHSGLIGLIIPDTSSLFYPEIIHGVSTYLSSHGYSMILGDSQYNPDIEKELLLTMVDKRVDGVILCSGVSNEEFLKEYRSYNIPLASIGRMYDNYLCDLSISGDNVKGARLATQKLIETGNKRIALLSGHADVAGTKQRIEGYKIALNEAGIEFDENLIINGEYTIESGTKMAEKLIESETKFTAVIGGSDLIAIGAIRAIKKAGFKIPKDIEVMGFDNIYLSEVFEPSLSTVSKPHHYMAIEISRKLISLINGKNDIISHFVVEPQIVIRETTKNLQ